The Phycobacter azelaicus sequence TCGCATGACCATCCTCTCCTGCAATCGCAGTGAGTGTTTCTCTCCAGCCTCGATTTGTGCCTAAATGTCTATCGCGATCCACGAGTTCGGGCAGTTGGTTCATCGGATGCGCTGCCAGGTCGTGTTTCGTGAGAGCAAGATGTATCCTTTGCCATAATCGGCCTGCTGCCAATTGTCCGGATCGGCTGTATAGATCATCGACCATGATGAGGCCAAAACCTCCCGCATATTCCAGTTGGCGTTTGGTGGAAGCGAACCAGTAGTTGCCCGAGGTTTCAACGTCCGCTTCCGGCAATATTTGACCCATTATAGAGATGAAAGGTGACAAACCGGCGGTGGGAACAGAAACGCCGTCTCGATATCTTGCAACCTTGCGCGCTGTGCCTCTGAACCAAAGATGGCCGTCATGGCTCATTTCCTTGTCCGCATTGATGGCATCGGTTCCGCGTAATGTGGCTTCAGCAAATGAACCACCACGCTTTGTGTCTCTGTCAAAGAAGACCACTCTTGCGCCTGATATTTCACCCATTTCTGTAGTAACCAAGCTCAGGATATCTTTTGAAATTGCCTTGGTTTCGTATTTGCCACGATTTGTCCGCCGTTTTGAGATTGATGCAGCAAGCGGGTGAAGCTTCGGTGCCTGTTTGTCAATCTTAAGCGTTATTGTGCCGAATCCATTTAACCCCTCCCTAATCACGGGCTCTTCGGTCGCGAATCCAAACCCTGGTGCCGCGATTTCGGCGTTTGCGATTGCACACCCTAGGCCGATCCACATTTCTCGACGATAAGGGTCAAACGCTCCAAGGTGTCTTGTGGTATCCGCATGAAGTACAAAACTCCCGTCATCGATAGAGATTTGCCAGGGCTGTGTATTATGAGGGTTGGACGCTAAAATAGCGGTGATCAGCCCCACCTGAGTGGTCCGTTTTGATTGTTAGTGCATGACCGGTCTCGGGTCCATCGGGATGATGGTTTCCGGGGCGGGAGGGCGATAGCCCAAGGCACTATGTGGTCGTTTGGTATTGTAGTGTTTCCTCCATTGTTCGATCAGGATTTCCGCTTCCCGAAGGCTGTAGAAGACTTCTCCGTTGAGCAGTTCATCGCGGAACCTGGCATTGAGGCTTTCGCAGTAGCCGTTCTCCCAAGGTGACCCGGGCGCGATGTAGGCGGTCTTGGCGCCGACGGCCCTGATCCAATCTTGAACGGCCTGAGCCACGAACTCCGGGCCGTTGTCAGACCGGATGTAATCCGGCACACCCCGCATGATGAACAGGTCGCTCAAGGCATCGATCACGTCACCCGAGTTCAGCTTGCGCTTCACCTTGATCGCCAAGCATTCCCGACTGTGCTCGTCCAAGATGTTGAGCGTCCGGAAGACCTTTCCGTCCTCCGTCCGGCAGTGGACAAAGTCATAGCTCCAGACGTGGTTGCGATACTCAGGGCGCAGCCGGACACAGGATCCGTCATAAAGCCAGAGCCGTCCCTTCTTCGGTTGCTTCATTGGCACTTTCAG is a genomic window containing:
- a CDS encoding IS3 family transposase (programmed frameshift) — encoded protein: MATKRHKPEEIVTKLRQVEVLVGQGMARADAIREVRITEQTYYRWRKKYGGMGTDQLRELKRLQKENERLRKAVSDLTLDKLILAEAAKGKLLSPARRRACIDHVRTRFHLSERRACRVLGQHRSTQRKVPHGRADEERLVADMVELARQYGRYGYRRIAALLRDAGWEVNDKRVERLWRREGLKVPMKQPKKGRLWLYDGSCVRLRPEYRNHVWSYDFVHCRTEDGKVFRTLNILDEHSRECLAIKVKRKLNSGDVIDALSDLFIMRGVPDYIRSDNGPEFVAQAVQDWIRAVGAKTAYIAPGSPWENGYCESLNARFRDELLNGEVFYSLREAEILIEQWRKHYNTKRPHSALGYRPPAPETIIPMDPRPVMH